One segment of Theobroma cacao cultivar B97-61/B2 chromosome 9, Criollo_cocoa_genome_V2, whole genome shotgun sequence DNA contains the following:
- the LOC18590187 gene encoding putative phosphatidylglycerol/phosphatidylinositol transfer protein DDB_G0278295 gives MELVADQFQLTIVLFFTIFLLLAFNQAQNVTYCGQPISDGKVVIDVSFLGLHVRAETRSLCEEASCPIAAGNFKLSQSQTLPVFTPPGSNALQMILNDQNNLELTCIGINFTIGIASLASDI, from the exons ATGGAGCTAGTAGCTGATCAATTCCAGCTTACCATTGTGCTTTTCTTCACTATCTTTTTGCTCTTAGCTTTTAATCAGGCTCAAAATGTAACGTACTGTG GTCAACCAATCTCTGACGGTAAAGTAGTGATCGATGTCTCTTTCTTGGGATTGCATGTCCGTGCAGAAACTCGTAGTCTCTGTGAGGAAGCATCCTGCCCTATTGCTGCAGGCAACTTTAAGCTCTCGCAATCCCAAACTTTGCCTGTCTTCACTCCACCA GGATCTAACGCTCTTCAGATGATATTGAATGATCAAAACAATTTGGAATTGACATGCATTGGTATAAACTTCACGATTGGAATTGCTTCTTTGGCGTCTGATATATAG
- the LOC18590185 gene encoding uncharacterized protein LOC18590185, producing the protein MQIFSERWRELWNQWELRSLVLLSLSLQIILIFFGNRRKYIARNWIRFILWLAYLSADYVATVSLGILASNQGDLDDGSLDNAIMSFWAPFLLLHLGGPDTITAYSLEDNELWLRHLLGLVTQVGVAFYVFIRSLKPMKLNFVAIPMFIAGTVKYGERTWVLRSASSQHFRESLLQRPDPGPNYAKFMEDYNLKEREGFELSCTAKQAFTVVPRTNSFQGGSLIPDGAILIAAYDFFNTCKRLFADLILSFHDIEKSHSYFQRCHWDEAFKVIEVELGFVYDLLYTKASIVYSNWGVFLRSVSLSSTIIALATFSMIDRQGFKTVDVSITYLLLIGAIFLEIYAILVLLSSEWTMLWLSKQEKFPVSQTYEAISTFKFITRMNRWSNYMEQYSLIGSCFRGEPDDLHGVQRRGWIHKHVHGNITSESVSPCLKEFVFEELVEKSKVASNFSISRQLCACRGEQVLGEKNCLDKLGWSVEVEFDHSILLWHIATSLCYCYDQKRNPSSVLDSRCKVSKLISEYLLFILVKRPSMMPNGIGQIRFQDTICEAIEFIQERKFISNASLACEKLLQVDTRIEPAIVKGDRSKSVLFDACRLAKELHSVEQERKWHTKEKWELVSHVWLEMLSYAASQCRWNQHAQQLRRGGELLTHVWLLMAHLGLTKQFHISQGHVRAKIVRQ; encoded by the coding sequence ATGCAGATTTTCTCAGAAAGATGGCGTGAACTGTGGAACCAATGGGAACTACGTTCGTTGGTGCTACTCAGCCTTTCCTTGCAAattatcctcattttctttggTAATCGGAGAAAATATATAGCAAGAAACTGGATCAGATTTATTCTTTGGTTGGCCTACTTATCAGCTGACTATGTTGCAACTGTCTCGCTTGGCATCCTTGCCAGTAATCAGGGAGATTTAGATGATGGTTCCCTTGATAATGCTATAATGTCGTTTTGGGCACCATTTCTTCTCTTGCACCTTGGGGGCCCTGACACCATAACTGCGTATTCCTTGGAAGATAACGAGTTATGGCTTAGGCACTTGCTTGGTCTTGTTACCCAGGTTGGGGTGGCATTTTATGTCTTTATAAGATCCTTGAAGCCAATGAAGCTCAACTTCGTAGCTATTCCAATGTTCATTGCTGGAACTGTCAAGTATGGGGAGAGGACTTGGGTTCTCAGGTCTGCAAGCAGTCAGCATTTTAGGGAGTCGCTTCTCCAACGTCCAGATCCAGGTCCCAACTATGCCAAATTTATGGAGGATTACAATTTGAAGGAAAGGGAAGGATTTGAGTTGTCGTGTACTGCAAAGCAGGCTTTTACAGTTGTCCCTCGTACCAACTCATTTCAGGGAGGTAGCCTCATTCCTGATGGTGCCATTTTGATTGCTGCTTATGATTTTTTCAACACGTGTAAGAGGCTATTTGCAGATCTCATTCTCAGCTTTCATGATATTGAAAAGAGCCACTCCTACTTTCAGAGGTGTCATTGGGATGAGGCTTTCAAAGTGATTGAAGTTGAGCTTGGATTTGTGTATGACTTACTCTATACAAAGGCAAGTATAGTTTATTCCAACTGGGGTGTTTTTCTTCGCTCCGTGAGTTTATCTTCTACTATTATTGCCTTGGCAACTTTCAGCATGATTGACAGGCAGGGATTTAAAACTGTGGACGTGAGTATAACATATTTGTTGCTCATTGGAGCTATTTTCCTTGAGATTTATGCAATTCTTGTGCTGCTTTCATCGGAATGGACAATGCTTTGGCTgagcaaacaagaaaaatttccAGTGAGTCAGACTTATGAAGCCATATCCACGTTCAAATTTATAACTAGAATGAACAGATGGTCGAATTACATGGAACAGTACAGTCTTATTGGTTCTTGCTTCAGAGGTGAGCCTGATGATTTGCATGGAGTCCAAAGGCGTGGCTGGATTCACAAACATGTTCATGGCAATATAACTTCAGAGAGTGTATCTCCTTGTCTGAAAGAATTTGTCTTTGAAGAGCTTGTGGAGAAATCAAAGGTTGCCTCaaacttttcaatttctaGGCAATTATGTGCTTGCAGGGGTGAGCAGGTACTTGGAGAGAAAAACTGTCTAGATAAACTTGGTTGGAGCGTTGAAGTCGAGTTTGATCATAGCATTCTGCTATGGCATATTGCTACAAGCCTCTGCTATTGTTATGATCAGAAAAGGAATCCAAGTTCTGTTCTTGATTCAAGATGTAAAGTCAGCAAGTTAATATCAGAATACTTGCTGTTCATTCTTGTCAAGCGACCTTCTATGATGCCTAATGGAATTGGGCAGATCAGGTTTCAAGATACAATTTGTGAGGCAATAGAATTCattcaagaaagaaaattcataTCAAATGCCTCCCTAGCTTGTGAAAAGCTACTTCAAGTAGACACCAGGATCGAACCTGCAATTGTCAAAGGAGACAGAAGCAAATCTGTGCTATTTGATGCCTGTAGACTAGCCAAAGAATTGCACTCAGTGGAACAAGAAAGGAAGTGGCACACAAAAGAGAAGTGGGAGTTAGTAAGTCATGTATGGCTGGAGATGCTATCATATGCTGCCAGTCAATGTAGGTGGAATCAGCATGCTCAGCAACTTAGACGAGGTGGAGAGCTGCTCACTCATGTCTGGCTATTAATGGCACATCTTGGCTTGACAAAACAATTCCATATTTCACAAGGTCATGTGAGAGCTAAAATTGTAAGGCAGTAG
- the LOC18590186 gene encoding putative phosphatidylglycerol/phosphatidylinositol transfer protein DDB_G0282179 encodes MDTVAARFKLILMPLLAIALLFLPFLQATDFSYCGDEADFVVTVEGVDISPDPVVRGKPATFTISASTGQAISGGQAVIDVSYFGIHIHQETHQLCEETSCPVTVGQFVLSHNQVLPGFTPPGSYTLTMKLTSEDNLLLTCISFKFKISLSASGSLVSDS; translated from the exons ATGGACACAGTAGCAGCTCGGTTCAAGCTCATTCTTATGCCCCTTTTGGCTATTGCTTTACTTTTCTTACCTTTTCTCCAGGCCACTGATTTCAGTTACTGCG GTGATGAAGCTGATTTCGTTGTAACAGTCGAGGGAGTCGATATATCACCTGATCCTGTGGTTAGAGGCAAGCCAGCCACCTTCACGATCTCAGCATCTACCG GTCAAGCTATCTCTGGAGGCCAAGCGGTGATTGATGTTTCCTACTTTGGGATACATATCCATCAAGAAACTCATCAACTTTGTGAGGAAACATCCTGCCCTGTTACAGTTGGACAATTTGTACTCTCTCACAATCAAGTTTTACCTGGATTCACTCCACCT GGTTCTTACACACTTACGATGAAATTGACTAGTGAGGACAATCTGCTGTTAACTTGCATTagcttcaaattcaaaatcagTTTAAGTGCTTCTGGATCTTTGGTCTCTGATAGCTGA